A stretch of DNA from Solenopsis invicta isolate M01_SB chromosome 5, UNIL_Sinv_3.0, whole genome shotgun sequence:
aaaatattatatcaatacagaaattttatcaacaatttttaattacttctttGGTATACATGAaactaaaatactttttatttggGAATTTCAAGTATCGttagcaaataaaaatacagataaaCTTAACGCTTAAAGAAatcttaaagaaaatttataggAACTTTATAGAACTTACTCACAAATAATAAACTAAACATTCGTAAACAatgcataaaataaagaaaatcttGCAATGAAtacttatacaatattttaaccatatttttaatttcaaaaaaatattcaactaCTAAAGTATCAAAACATTGctcatatgaaaaaaaaattaagaaagttaTTTAGATTCGTTTTGTTTTTCTACAAGTTTACCAAGAAGATGAACAAAGGATTTTTGGATTTCTGAGTTTTCTTTATGCATCTGTCTTCTTTCTTCTGCAATCATCTGCCATCTctgttcctttttttcttctccttccagtcgttcttttcttttctcttcttttgtcTGATCCTTATTAGTTTTTAGGTCTGATATGAAAGATTCCAAGACCATTTCTACTTTCCCTTTTTTAGGTTTAGACAAAATCCTGACATTCTAAATTATCcgtagatgaagaaaattgtgAGGCTTCATAATTTGCAGATGTTGACGGAAATGCACTGGGTTCAGCTGGTCCATCACTGCTAGTTACAGCTGAAGGACAAACCCAGCTTTTATTGCTAAATAAAGATTCCATAATGGAATAGAATGTCCAAGAACTGTTGTGATTTCCACTCTTAGCATtcgaatctttaatttttttataagttcttTTTAAGCTTGACATCTTATTTTGAACTTGTATTTTAGAAACGTTATAATTTGAGTTCTGCAATTCTGTAGCAATTTCGGACCATATTTTGTTATGACGTTTTAACCCAGTAGTGAATTCATGTTCTTGTTCACGATATAACTCTAAAAAGAGCATGACAGCTTTTTCTGGCCAAGTAAATGTTGTTTCAGGTTCATTTTCTTTTTGAGTTTCTTTGACATTATCACCTTCAATTGAATCTAATTTTAgacttgtaaaattttgattacaatcattagaatttgtaatttgttggaTCGTAGTAGCACttcttttttctgtttcttcattaattattttctgaagTACATCTTGATCTAGAAAATAACAAGAAACTAATAGAGCATTTATAAGAGTGAAAACATTCAATTAATTTCCAAAAGTACatcataatattcttaaaagtaTGGGTAAATGTtttttgaccacgttgcaattgaccaccaACTATTCACAGCGCTTGAATAGTAGAAAAATCCTAGGCACCGGCCGCTGTGAATGATTGTGGtaaatcgcaacgtggtcaaaagacCATGTTGCAACGTAGGCAACGGGACGTTCTCTGAAATTTTTGTAAGTTAAAAGAATAACATCTCCAAAACTTACCTCCATCTTTTATCCATTTATATTGCTCAGGTGATACCATAACGGTATACAATTCTTCTTTTTTGCCAAAAAGAATTGgaagaataattttatcatcTGCCATTTTTAGCAAGCTCACACAAATATAACCTATAAGTTTTATATTTCGCGCTAAAATATACTAAATGCATAAGCGGCATGAACTGCCTCAACTCGCGAGGTGAGGCACGTCATGCAGTCTCATGCACCGGAAGAAGCGGAGTCATACTCTTGGCGGTAAATTGATTCATGCATGCAGCGAGTGCGCATGAAGAGAAACGGAACGAACTTCTAGAGTAAGTGCACCTATTATCGTGGCCTGCCCTACTACCGTTTCGAAAAATAGATGATAGCTCGTTAAAAAAAGAGTacctatagaaaaaaattatttcacatttaactcaaaggtaattgttaagaatactcactgcacctccgattttgatgaaattaggctcattcgacgcgttttcactcgCGCGCGCGGGGGGAGGGGATGGAGTGGGGGTGGAAAGGGTGGGGATGGGGGTGGAAAAGGTGGGGTGGGGGTAGACCTCGCTCCACGTAAAAAGTCCcctgtatcatgtaaattaaaataacaattaatttggctgCAAAGCAGACATCTGTGGGGGAGGGTACGCTGGGGGTGGAGAAAGTGGGATGGGGATAGACCTCGCTCCACGTGGAAAGTGCTTTATATCatgtaaattatgataaaagttaatttcactgTAAAACAGACATCGGTAATTTCAACTTccatgcaaaacaattttttatttaaaactaagattcaggttgggctattataagaaatattgtacagatttctaaatttcaaaatttttatttaacattttttaaataaattattagtatataataaattttttataataccacTAAAATATTGCACAGTACATTTGGGCACCTTACAGAGTGTAAGGAAAAACTAATAGATTTCTTAATGCAACACGGTATTTTGGAAAATAGAGTTAAGTGTAGTCAATGTAGTAGTGATGTAAATATCAATAAAGAAACGCTAATGTATCGATGTCAAAAACGATACACTGTTAAGGACAAACTTAAATAACGCATTAGCAAGCCGTGCTAGTGCTGGGTTGTTCGCCACTAGTTGCAGGTTTTTGCTCGGCTCTGGTTGCAGGCTCGCAGGTGGACAGCGGAGGATACATCTCAGCGATGACATCAAAGAAGGCTTCGATGCGTTCCAGTCGGCTATAGGCGCGTTTGAAAAGATATTCGGATAAATATCCCTCAAAATGTTCAGATTTTCTTCCAAACTTTGGGATATTTCCCCAAATCTCTCTCCAAACACGCTCTATATGCTGGGTGTGAGCacctgtaaatataaaaatgtattaaaatataaaatacaaaaatattaatataatatacttaagcaaaaattaacggtagatatattttaaatttttcttacccGTTTGAGGATCGACAAAGTTATACGAGTGGTTTACTGTCAGATGTTGGAAGCCTTCATGTTGTAAACAATCATAAGACTTCCAACAATCTGACACGATGGTGGTTCCTGGTAAAACCCACTCTTTTATACACTTTAAAAGTGTGTCCGTTGTGCGATCCTCCACTGGAACGACGAAAATCTTCTTTGTGTCTCGCTCGTATCCTCCGAAAATCCATTGGCCTTTGACGAGTCGACCCCGATTGTATTTACGTCGGCCAAGTTTTGCCTCGTCGATTTCTACAATGCGTCCTGGGCCACCAAGCTTCTCGCTATGCTTATCAGCCCAGAACACACAAACCTGTAAGtagaaataatgttattattttatttactgtattttaacatatatgatatatatttacttagtatataaaaaaatattaattacctcGCGACAAAAATTGAACCAGTCCACAATTACAGGTTTCGACACGCCAGTTTCCTCCTGCGAGTCATCTTGACGTGGATGTCGCAGCATTAGAAAACATGCAACGATTTTACAAACAGTTACCACGTCAAGATTACTGCGATCAAACCAACTGCCTGCTTtcccatttttattaaatgtacagcATTtgcttaaacgttttttatgtTTGTCCTTAACAGTGTATCGTTTTTGACATCGATACAGTAgcgtttctttattaatatttacatcacTGCCACATTGACTACACTTgactatatttttcaaaataccgtgttgaattaaaaaatctattaatttttccttACACTCTGTAAGGTGTCCAAATTGAAACAACGTTAGTGGCATCGTAGATGTGGCAGGTACGTGCAGGTACTAGCTACTGTTTATTGACTGGATGTTGTATTTCATTTGTTTCTACGTTAAATTTACATTCAAATTTCGTGCACATTTCTACCACAAAGTTACTAAAACGCATG
This window harbors:
- the LOC105203401 gene encoding trihelix transcription factor GTL1; translation: MADDKIILPILFGKKEELYTVMVSPEQYKWIKDGDQDVLQKIINEETEKRSATTIQQITNSNDCNQNFTSLKLDSIEGDNVKETQKENEPETTFTWPEKAVMLFLELYREQEHEFTTGLKRHNKIWSEIATELQNSNYNVSKIQVQNKMSSLKRTYKKIKDSNAKSGNHNSSWTFYSIMESLFSNKSWVCPSAVTSSDGPAEPSAFPSTSANYEASQFSSSTDNLECQDFV
- the LOC120357783 gene encoding uncharacterized protein LOC120357783; amino-acid sequence: MLRHPRQDDSQEETGVSKPVIVDWFNFCREVCVFWADKHSEKLGGPGRIVEIDEAKLGRRKYNRGRLVKGQWIFGGYERDTKKIFVVPVEDRTTDTLLKCIKEWVLPGTTIVSDCWKSYDCLQHEGFQHLTVNHSYNFVDPQTGKKNLKYIYR